A stretch of DNA from Erwinia aphidicola:
CAGGCATGGAGTACGTGGTTCAACAAGCTGCCGCTTGAGCGCAGGGATGATGAGGAAGTTCAGGATATCCGCTGGATGATTGAGGAGCTGCGCGTCAGTTTCTTCGCGCAGCAGCTGGGGACACCTTACCCCATCTCCGAAAAGCGTATTTTACAGGCGATGGAGCAGATTACTGTCTGACAGTGGTCGGGGTTGATGGCGAACCGCAGCGGATCGCCATCGGTTGTTTAATCCCCATACTCCTCCGTGAGAAGGCTGCGGCTCGCCGGACGATATTTTGCCACCAGTGCTGCGGCAATCGCTTCAGTCTCGGCATCCGCAACCCCAGTGTAGTTCGAGGGGCGGAAATGCATCTGGAATACGCTGATAGCCTGCCTGGTTGCGGCGTCGTTCACGCCAGTTTGTGGAATGGTGTAACCGTAGCTGGCGAGATCGGCCTGAATTTTACTGACCGAACCCGCGGTGGCAAATGAGCGACCGGCAAGGTAGTGCTGCACGGTCTGTTTGTCGGGCCAGGCACCGATTCCCTGTTCAGCCAGCTGTTGCCAGGGAAACAGTGGGCCGGGGTCAACCTTGCGCGTTGGCGCAACATCACTGTGTCCGAGAACGTTATAAGGGGTAATGCCATAACGCTGGATGATATCTTTCGCCAGGCTGGCCACCAGCCTGATTTGCTGCGCATCCCAGGGATACCAGTATCTGTCCAGCGCGTCCTGACGGTAACCCAGGTTGACAATCTCCACGCCGATAGAGCTGTCATTGAGATTGCTGCGGCCATGCCAGTTGCTGAGGCCGGCATGCCAGGCACGCTTATCCTCAGGGACCAGCTGGTAGACCATTTTTTTACTTAATGCCGGATCGGCGGCCGAGGGAACAAGGTAATGTGCGCTCACTGAACCCCGGGTTAATGACGCCATGGATGCGGCATCGTCTTCTGCGGTGTAGTGAAGGATGAGAAAACGAACGCGTTCATTCTGACTTTGCGAAGGGTGCTGAGTATTGACCTGGTAACCTGGCCGTGAAACGAGGTTACCGGTTGAACATCCGGTCAATGCTATGGCGAGGATCGCCGTTAGGGTTTTATTCATGATTTCCGTCCGTGAAGTGAATTAATACAGGCGCTGACAGTATTATTTAATTCACCCCGGTGGAACATCGTTAAAACGGCTATCAGATTGACGATAGATGCTACTGCGCTAACGCTTCCAGGCTGTCGCGGAAGGCAGTCACAGCGATAGCGCGGTTGTCTGCCAGGTAGCGGTCTTTCGCCGCCGGAGCAGAACTCTGCACCGCGATCAGCTGCCAGTCGCCGTTCACTTTCAACATCAGCGGGGAGCCACTGTCGCCGGGCAGGGTATCGCACTGGTGCGACAGCACGGTTTTCTGCGCCCAGCCGGTAATCAGGCAGTCGCTGTGGGAGTAAAGCGTTTCAAGATGGTCTTCAGGATAGCCCGCCTGGGTAACCCGACGGCCAGTCTGCTTCAGTGCGGCGGTCAGTTCTGAACGCGAACCGGCAAACAGCGGCACCGGAACAATTCCGGAAGGGGGATTACGCAGCACAATCAAACCAAAATCATAAGGTGCGGCGGAGGCCGGTACGATCCAGCCATCGCCATCCGCTTTTAGCTTCCTGCCCAGAGCCGGATCAACCCGCGCTTCAATATCATGGATCTCATAGCGCCAGCCGCCTTTACCATTGGCGATAAAACGCAGCGCCACGGCTTTATCCAGTTTTCCCGGGGGATTAAGCAGGCAGTGTCCGGCGGTTAACGCCAGGTTTGGGGCAATCAGGGTAGCACTGCAAAGGTTACCGCTCTCTGTTTCCAGCTGGCCGATGGCTTCCCACGGTGGCGTAGCGGTCTGGCTGACCGGCAGGCGATCGTCCTTGCCAAAAAATAGCGTTTTTACGTCGGCTTCACTCGGGCCGTCATCATCGGCGTAAGAATAGAACGAAAAGGCTAAGCAACCCATTAATAACACAGCAGTCAGGCGCATATTTTTCTCAGGCTGGAGAAGCATTGTAATTTGTGGTTACGCTAATGCAGTAACTATAGACGGATAGTGCCAGAAAAGGGAGTTTAATTTGGAATATCAGCACGCTACAGAGACTGCATTTAAAGATAGAAGCTGGCGGCAACAACGCCACAGACGATCATCACAACCAGAATGATTTCGAATAAATAGCGACGCACCATCATCCGAAACTCCTTAAAAAAACACCCGGTAAAACCGGGTGTTTGAGTTTATGGGCCAACCCCTACAATGTCTCAAGGAGTGGACCGCTTTTTGGCTCCGCCCGAGGGCGGAGCTCGGCTGAAGAGTTAAGCCTTAGGAGCGACTTTCTTAGCTTTGTGGTGTTTTTTAGCAGCCTGCGCTTTCTGAGCTACAGGTTTTTTAGCCGCTTTGTGATGCTTTTTAGCCGCCTGCGCTTTCTGGGCTACAGGTTTTTTAGCTGCTTTGTGGTGCTTTTTAGCGGCCTGCGCTTTCTGAGCGGCAGCTTTCTTAGCTTTGTGGTGCTTTTTAGCCGCCTGCGCTTTCTGAGCGGCAGCTTTTTTAGCTTTGTGGTGCTTCTTAGCAGCCTGAGCTTTCTGAGCTACAGCTTTATGATGTTTTTTCACGTGCTTAACAGAGGCTTTAGCTGGAGCCGGTGCAGCAGTGGTGGTGGTAGCAGCTGGAGCAGCAGTTGTTGCTGGAGCAGCGCTGGTTTCAGCAGCGAAAGCAACTGAAGACAGACCCATTGCAGCGGCGACAACCAGAGCGAATAATTTTTTCATTGTGAAACCCTCAAAGTGTTTAGTTCATGTATCAGCCCACTGCGGGGCCGGTGAAGAGACTATAAGGGAATGCGAGGCGGGCTTCCGTGAGTGATTGGTATCGGCGTGTAACCGATTGTACAAACAGGGGGGGCGACGTGATAACCGGTCGAGGCATGC
This window harbors:
- a CDS encoding trypsin-like serine peptidase, producing the protein MRLTAVLLMGCLAFSFYSYADDDGPSEADVKTLFFGKDDRLPVSQTATPPWEAIGQLETESGNLCSATLIAPNLALTAGHCLLNPPGKLDKAVALRFIANGKGGWRYEIHDIEARVDPALGRKLKADGDGWIVPASAAPYDFGLIVLRNPPSGIVPVPLFAGSRSELTAALKQTGRRVTQAGYPEDHLETLYSHSDCLITGWAQKTVLSHQCDTLPGDSGSPLMLKVNGDWQLIAVQSSAPAAKDRYLADNRAIAVTAFRDSLEALAQ
- the asr gene encoding acid resistance repetitive basic protein Asr translates to MKKLFALVVAAAMGLSSVAFAAETSAAPATTAAPAATTTTAAPAPAKASVKHVKKHHKAVAQKAQAAKKHHKAKKAAAQKAQAAKKHHKAKKAAAQKAQAAKKHHKAAKKPVAQKAQAAKKHHKAAKKPVAQKAQAAKKHHKAKKVAPKA
- a CDS encoding N-acetylmuramoyl-L-alanine amidase — translated: MNKTLTAILAIALTGCSTGNLVSRPGYQVNTQHPSQSQNERVRFLILHYTAEDDAASMASLTRGSVSAHYLVPSAADPALSKKMVYQLVPEDKRAWHAGLSNWHGRSNLNDSSIGVEIVNLGYRQDALDRYWYPWDAQQIRLVASLAKDIIQRYGITPYNVLGHSDVAPTRKVDPGPLFPWQQLAEQGIGAWPDKQTVQHYLAGRSFATAGSVSKIQADLASYGYTIPQTGVNDAATRQAISVFQMHFRPSNYTGVADAETEAIAAALVAKYRPASRSLLTEEYGD